The following are encoded in a window of Microcaecilia unicolor chromosome 14, aMicUni1.1, whole genome shotgun sequence genomic DNA:
- the LOC115457351 gene encoding olfactory receptor 5B21-like produces MRTKDPGDVENITAVTEFIILGLSDNPDLQVPLFLIFLLIYLITLLGNLAIVIATCIDPRLHTPMYFFLSHLSFTDICCTSNIVPKLLVIFLAGEKTISYSGCIMQLFFFMGFACTECFLLTAMAYDRYVAVCHPLHYLLIMNQKVYVLLAAASWTGGFLTSVTIMVSVICLSFCASNEINHIFCELMPLLKLSCTDTASAETVLFIAAALTSVPASLVTLTSYTFIISAILRIRSAEGKRKAFSTCSSHLTVISVFYLSIFCVYLRPNSTYSLQQGKILSVVYTTVTPMLNPLIYSLRNKDVKNALRKVIGR; encoded by the coding sequence ATGAGAACGAAGGATCCTGGAGATGTAGAAAACATAACAGCTGTGACAGAATTCATCATTCTGGGACTCTCGGATAATCCGGATTTGCAGGTTCCACTGTTTCTGATCTTCCTGCTTATCTACCTGATTACCCTGCTGGGGAACCTGGCAATTGTGATAGCGACCTGCATCGACCCCCGTCTGCACACCCCCATGTACTTCTTTCTCAGTCACCTGTCATTCACAGACATCTGCTGCACCTCCAACATCGTGCCGAAACTGCTGGTGATTTTCCTTGCAGGGGAGAAGACCATTTCCTACTCTGGGTGCATTATGCAGCTGTTTTTCTTCATGGGTTTTGCTTGCACCGAATGCTTCCTCCTCACTGCCATGGCTTATGATCGTTATGTGGCCGTCTGCCACCCCCTGCACTATCTGCTCATCATGAATCAGAAAGTTTACGTCTTGCTGGCAGCCGCTTCCTGGACCGGTGGCTTCCTAACTTCTGTGACAATCATGGTTTCCGTCATCTGCCTGTCATTCTGTGCTTCTAATGAGATTAATCATATCTTTTGTGAACTCATGCCGCTGCTAAAGCTTTCCTGTACTGACACAGCCAGCGCTGAAACAGTGCTATTCATCGCAGCCGCATTGACCTCAGTGCCTGCCTCTCTGGTGACGCTTACATCCTACACCTTCATCATCTCAGCCATCCTGAGGATCCGCTCTGCGGAGGGGAAGCGcaaagccttctccacctgctcctcccatCTCACCGTCATCTCTGTGTTCTATTTGTCAATTTTCTGTGTGTACCTGAGGCCCAACTCCACTTATTCCCTGCAGCAGGGGAAAATTCTGTCTGTGGTCTACACGACGGTCACCCCCATGCTGAACCCCCTGATTTACAGCCTGAGGAACAAGGATGTGAAAAACGCACTGAGGAAAGTTATCGGAAGGTAG